GCGCGCCAGATGACAAGCCGTGCCCAGGTAAATCAAAGGCAATCACCGCGTAATTGTTTTCCAGCAAAAAGCGAATGACATGGCGATACAGGCCGACATGATCAAAATAACCGTGTGCGATGAGTGTGGTGTGTTGTGCGTTTTCCGGTAGCCAGTACTGCACAGCAAGACGATATTCGCTGCTGTTAATAGTGCCGATGCGATGTTGAGCCGTCAGTGCTTCCAATTGATAAAAACCAAGATAGGCATCAATACCACTAGGTTCTGTGTCCAGAGCAGGGTTGAAGCACAGTGGCCTTAAGGCCGTGTTGAGGGAGAGGAAACTAGGCATCGGGCTAGTCTATCAGTGAAGCTTTGATGGGGCGTTCATAGAGTTTTATATTCCTATTAATTATAAAAATATAAAAACATATTCTTTTTAGTTTTTATGGGCGATCTGTATCGTGCGCAACATCTGAAACAGACATGACACGGTGACCGCCATGAGCAACAAGCCTTCACAGCATCAGGAACACGACCCGGCTGCCACTGGCGCGTCGGGGGTGGATGAATCTTCAGTGGACAGCCGTGTGCTGGCCGAAGTGGCCAGAGCCTTGTCTGGC
This is a stretch of genomic DNA from Pseudomonadales bacterium. It encodes these proteins:
- a CDS encoding YezD family protein; its protein translation is MSNKPSQHQEHDPAATGASGVDESSVDSRVLAEVARALSGLRYGSVEITVHDGKVTQIEAKKKIRLN